The following nucleotide sequence is from Cicer arietinum cultivar CDC Frontier isolate Library 1 chromosome 2, Cicar.CDCFrontier_v2.0, whole genome shotgun sequence.
GGGAAGACAATTTTGTCTTAATATATACTCCTGTAAACATAATACAagaattattttgttttgatttattattattattattattattattattattattattattattattattattattattgtttttaaagatataataaatatcactctaattaattcatacaattgtGAGATCTTGAGATCGAATTCAAAACAAGGCGTTTGATCTAATAATATCGATTTGATCTATATTTTTAGTAGCTAAATtgaattcatattttatttttgtgagagAACAGGATTGTTCTTGAATCTAAAATTTATCTACTAGACAAATAGTTATTGAAGTAGAGGCAAAAGATAGACAAATGTATAATTTGTCTTTGTTCAACTAAGAACATAATAAACCCAATAGGAAAGTTTGTGTCGAATAATTAACTAGAAATATTACAACTTCAACTAATAGGgtcaaagaataataaaattactattGTTGTACTATGAATTTTTTGCAAAGACCAAAAGAAGACAGAGTTAAAGATAGAGTTGCAATATAGAAAGGACATTCAAGCCATGTATTTGTACCTTGGAGATTCCAAAGGTGAAAGAGAAAATTAAGTAAAAGACATACTTATATCACTAGTTTGAGTTAATAGTTAAAGAATCGAAATATCTATGTTTAAATTtgggtgagaaaaaaaaattaatataattattaattattaattttagccgttaaaaaaaaaaacacatgctACCCACCGGTGTTTTTTCTTTGTACAACATCAAAGTTTTTATGTCTATGCAATTAGAAATACGACAACATCAATTGTATCTCACTTTTTTTGTTCCAATATCAAAGATTGAGATGGAACCTATATGCAATTGACATGGCAAAGGATTTGGTGCACCTCAACtgtttgatttaaataaataatttacattgtttttaattggattaacaaagatataatttaaatcaatcaatttcaAATCAATGATCGAAATTGACTACGATAAAAAATTGTGTACTTTTATCAATGCAGAGAATCTAGATCGACCATGATAGAAATGAATTTGGTGCatcatgatttttttatttaaataaatagttgagATTGTTTGAAActgtattaattaatatataatatgaataGTTCAATTTTAAACTAATAGTCGGAATTGAATGCAACAAAACATTGTGTATATATACAAATAATCTGAATATAACCTTAATAAAAATGGATTTAGTGGACTTTGCCCGTCCAATTTAAATAAATGGCcgatattatttaaaattgaaataatgaatatatataatctaaatcATTCTATTTTAAATCAATGGTCAAGATCAACTAAAAAATAGTTGTGTGCTTTTATTAATGAAAGTTGCCACCTAATGTTTactagacaaaaaaaaaaaaaacttccatTCTCTAAACTCTACACCCTATTTTTTGATTTTGTCACATAGCTACCACCCACTTGGCAAAATATGAGTATATAAACCTTTGAGTTTTATAAAAGTTCTCAATAATTCATGGGCTCTACATTGGAAATGCAACCATCTCATAATAATTCAATGAAACAAGATGATAattcagaattcaatttaacaGAATGGGGAATGAAAGGAAGAATCATAAGTAGAGAGAATACAAAATCAAGAAGATATTCAGCATCAATTATAAGAAGCTTTAGAGAAGACACAAAATCTTTTAGATCAAACATAACAATTTCTAGCACTGCTTCTTCACCTGGATACACATTGAAAGGTAcattaatttcattttcacttcaattcaaaaaattcataatttttttttcacgtcaaattttcactaataaaaatttcaaattttgttgcAGATGAAATTGATCCTTCAACATATTCTTTCACAACTGCTCTTAAAGGTATTGAAGAATTAACCACtttgataattattatttttgtgttttaaaCTTTCTCTTTCTTAGaaaagaaaaacggttttgatattttataattcacTCGGAAAATAAGTAAAGTTTGGTTGTTAGTATAATAACTTAGTTTCTCCTGAACGATCCTCCTTTTTACTTAAACTTATTTATCACTTTGATGTTAATTAACATAAAGAATTTATAAACTTGAGTCTCAACTCTCCGATTCCCGAGGAAGATAATCCGAAgttcaataaataaaatctgaTCAATCATTGTCTCTATCATAATTTAAATTCGATTTTTCTGAATAATTCCCTTTTTACTGAAACTCATTAACTATTTTGATAATTAGCATAAAGGATTTATAAACtttgtaatataaattaaattttatttttttttcagcaTTGCAAGCaagatcaatttataaaagttgGGAGTGTTTATCACCAGATGGATTTGCTTTGAATTCAAAATGGAATGAAGcagaaaaatatatatgcaaTCCTCTTTCAGGGGAAGTACCAATGGAATGTTTATCTGCAAAAACACTTAGTGGAAGATTATTTCAAAACTCAACAACAAATAGAATCACCATGTCAGCTCCTTTAGTCTTTTCATCAAGACAAATTCAAACTAAGACAATGGCTTCAACTTATAGTTTCACAAAAGAAGATGTAGCTCTTCAATTTCATAGTCCAGGTTCACAATCAATTACTTATTGACATTGTTCTTCTTCTATATATATCATCACTTACTTTAAGTCATTTAACAAttctactttttatttatatatataaatatattactcctttctttctttttaagtGACTTCTTtaagaacttttttttttaacattttcaaagtttaaaataatattaacaattgtTTTGTCAAAATTATGTCTAACTGTTTATCgtagaaaaataaacaaataaattgagataaaaaaaaatataataaaaaaggaaCGGAGATAATAGTAAACTAGTGATATATATTCGTTTATAAGTATTCTTTAATGTATCTAATGTATATACcttattctttttatatatagtttaaatacATGTTTTATTTGATACTGAATTTTGTAAAATCACGTAACAATGTGATTTTGCTGAAACTTCAAAGTATAACTTTGTTAAAATCACGATGACATATTGTAATTCTGTCATAATGACCAAATCATTTAACAATTACATTATGAATCTCGTGATTAGTATTCCTTCGACGTCTCTAAGATCACTATGTTTTGATCTTTATGTAGAAATGAAAAAGGAGGGAATGACAAGAGATGCATGTACTCAAAGTACACTTCCTTTTcttaattcaatcaataataGCACTATTTTAACTCCATCCATCATAGAGATGACAACAAAGCTATCTGAAGACTCAACAAATTCAGATGACACTAAAACTAAATCTGATGAAGAGGTAAGTGCTAGACTTTTCTTTCTCTTAATTCATTTCTCAAATTTGTTGATTagagtataatatattttagcTTCATATTCATTTTTCATTGGTCCTTAAACTATGAAAGCCACTAACTTTGTAAGTAATGAATGATATTCATTGAATAGAAAAATACTAACACATAAGAAAATGCTAATTTTGGAATGTGGTTATGTTTTCCCCCCTcctttgtaattttaattatcaagTTCCAACAAATGTATTGTACTTATTAAACTCATGAGTCTAAACATGAAAGAGATTAGACTAACATAACATtgaccttttttattttattttaaaggtggttatcttttttttacacatgataaaattaagaaaacaagagtaaaagttattttttatattatgttttggTTATAAAATGtcctaaaaataattaattgtaagTGATAAAAAAATCGGTTGAGTGGCTATAAGTTGTATCATTCCCTTTaagaataacaaaaaaaacaaaactaaatacCAAAGAGATCTAGGTAGTCTCCAATTAAgatcacatttttttattcataatctAGGTAGTGATATATGCAGTTCACTTAAGAGAGTTTGATATATAAATCGTCTGATCGATTTTAATTGAATGATTTAAATaacgtaaaaaaaaatacaaatgcaTACAAAAAAAGctttactttttaatatttcataaattattatgaTTCAAACCACAAGAAAggagaaaagaacaaaaatttaaagtagaagaatatttttttaattttaatataaattttaattttataatttaaaatatcaaatttgaaTCTTCGTGTAATCTCAATTGAATGACGAGCTATATCTCCAAGTGTATGAGTGTAGGAAATCCTTAAGTACATAGAATTGGAGTCCATGTATTCCAAGATAAGATCAAATCTAGTAGccatataaacttcattgtgAAAATTGTGGGGCATAGGGAGCAAGTATTAGATATATTGGTCCCAATCTCTGTTTCATGTGCACATGCCACTCTAGTTTTGGTCCCTTCGTACTTTCCCCAAGTTGTTTACTGTCTACACGTACACCTACCAACATATCTATTTGAGAagtacttttatttatttatttatttaatcaagaaaaaatctttgaattttaattatgattataaacaaaaattaattattatgtatTATTTCATGGTATTATTCGTAATATATCATCCATTTATTTCAGAAATATTTAATGACTTTAGTTAAACAtttgatattgaaaaataataatttagtaaatttgatttgtgttttacataaaatttagaaaaataattgtcCTTGACTATTTTTCTTAATGATTGTCAAAGTAGtttg
It contains:
- the LOC101498170 gene encoding uncharacterized protein — its product is MGSTLEMQPSHNNSMKQDDNSEFNLTEWGMKGRIISRENTKSRRYSASIIRSFREDTKSFRSNITISSTASSPGYTLKDEIDPSTYSFTTALKALQARSIYKSWECLSPDGFALNSKWNEAEKYICNPLSGEVPMECLSAKTLSGRLFQNSTTNRITMSAPLVFSSRQIQTKTMASTYSFTKEDVALQFHSPEMKKEGMTRDACTQSTLPFLNSINNSTILTPSIIEMTTKLSEDSTNSDDTKTKSDEEVEVKDKETWETTKESMRGIHEYKKKDEQLCKQGGCFSWIKKKKTREKERQRRNNIIFLNNFNVC